The Flavobacterium johnsoniae UW101 genomic interval ACTTAGATATTGAAAGTATTATTTGGTTAGAGAATTTCCTTCGCAATTATCCGGGAGTTGTGGTAATTGTATCGCACGATAAAATGTTTTTGGATAATGTTACCAATAGAACAATTGAAATTTCTTTAGGAAAAGCATACGATTTTAATAAACCATATTCGCAGTATTTAGAATTGCGTCATGAAATACGCGAAAAGCAATTAGCGACTCAAAAGAATCAGCAGAAAAAAATTGAAGAGACAGAAAAATTAATCGAGAAGTTCCGTGCAAAAGCTTCAAAAGCTTCGATGGCGCAATCGTTGATTAAAAAGTTAGATAAAGTAGAAAGAATAGAAGTTGATGAAGATGACAATTCTGTAATGAATATTTCTTTCCCGGTTTCAAAAGAACCTGGAAAAGTTGTAATCGAGGCAGAACATGTTACAAAAGCTTACGGAGACAAAACGATTCTAAAAGATATCAGTTTATTGGTTGAAAGAGGAAGTAAAATTGCATTCGTTGGACAAAACGGTCAAGGAAAATCGACTTTCATTAAAGCGTTGGTTAACGAATTTGAGTATGATGGAACTATTAAATTAGGGCACAATGTACAATTAGGATATTTTGCTCAAAATCAAGCAGAATATTTGGATGGTGAAATTACATTGCTTCAAACTATGGAAGATGCAGCTACAGATACAAATCGTATGAAAGTACGTGATATGCTGGGGTCATTTTTGTTTCGTGGAGATGATGTAGAGAAAAAAGTAAAAGTACTTTCTGGAGGAGAACGCAACCGTTTGGCGCTTTGTAAATTGTTATTGCAGCCAATTAACGTTCTGTTGATGGATGAGCCTACCAACCACTTAGATATTAAATCTAAAAACGTTTTAAAAGCGGCACTTCAAAAATTTGGCGGTACATTATTATTAGTTTCTCACGATAGAGATTTTCTACAGGGAATGTCGAATATTGTTTACGAATTTAAAGATCAAAAGATCAAAGAATATCTGGGCGATATTAATTTCTTCTTAGAACAGCGTAATCTTGAAAACATGCGCGAAGTGGAGAAAAAAGATGTTGTAAAAACAACAGCAACTAAAGAAACCACAAAAGCATCTTATGAAGATCAGAAAAAAGGAAAAGCACTTCAAAACCGATTAAGCAAAATTGAAAGTCAGATTCAGCAGTTAGAAAAAGACATTCAGCACGACGATAAAATGCTCGAAACGAATTGCGATAAACATATCGAAGATGCATCGTTTTTTACGGCTTACAACAAAAAGAAAGAAGACCTGGAACAATTGCTTATAGATTGGGAAATTGTTCAGGAGGAGATTGATAGTTTTAATGCTTAATTAGTTTCAGTCACAGTTTTCAGTAAATTAAACAGATATAGACCTTTGTTAAAGTTTTAAATTTTGACAAAGGTTTTTTTTACGTCAAAAAAATAAAAAATCTGTTCAAACCAGTTTGATCAGTATGCTGTATTCTCAACAAAGCTATTTAATGACCCCAATAGACCTGGAATGTGCAATCGCCTCACTGCTTTCTTTAAAATAGCAGACAGAAACATCCAGCGATTCTAAATTCTTCATAATTTTTTTAACCGCTTTTTTTTGGGTTTTTCCAGTTTGTCTTATGTAAACTGCGATCACAGTTACTGGAAATATTTTGCAGATTCTTTCGTATAAAACAGGATCATGCTGGGAATCATCTCCAAGTAAAACATATTTTAAGTTGGGATAAAATTCCAAAACATGTTTTATTTTGTCAAACTTATGATCGTGATTACCGCGTCCGCTCATAAAGAAATCAGTAATTCCTCTTTTAATGTCTTTTAGTAAAATAACGGCTCTAGGAAGTTTGTGTATTTTGGTGAATTTTGCAATAAATCGGTACAAATTCCACTCACTGCTCGAAACATAAAAAAAAGCATTTTCTTCGCCCATATTATTTCTTCCTGCCGAACTCAAAGCTTGATAATGTTGTACAACATCTTTAAAAACTTTTCGGTCGTTTACATTTTTGAAAAGTAAAATGTACATTTTCCTAAAAATATTCCGCGTATGCGAAATCAAAAAAGTGTCATCAATATCAGAGATAATTCCAAGATTTCCTTTATGCGGGCGTATAAAATTAGCATTGCAGGTAATGGTTTTACCTCCGTACTTTATGCTCACCTGATATTCCATCCATCCAAAATGAGTTTCTTTTTCTAGCGGAATACAGAACTTAAAATAACCGTCATCCAGCGTTTTAGTATGGATTTCCTGATTGTTGCATTTAAGATAAACATCAAAATTTTCAATTGTTTTTATCCTAAACTGATTAATTATTGAACGTGCATTTTTTAGGTTTTTCTTCTGAAAATCATAGTTATACGTTCTTTTGAAAACATGCCCCATCACAATTAATTCTTCTTCATTGGCATAACCTCGATATAATTGTAAAATTGGTTTCATTAATTACGTACTTTTATATAATACTGTAAATTAATTATTTTAATTGGTTTTTAAAAATAAAAGAGTTGAAAAAGAATATCATATTTGTTGTAAATCCCATTTCGGGCGATCTTGATAAATCAGATTTAATTGAGGCAGTTCAGGAATTTGCGGCTACAAATCATTTTAATCTGGAAGTTTATGAAACGACCGGCAAAAATGATCAGAGAGAAATACAGGCCCTTTATAAGCAATATCAGCCGGAACGAATTATTGTTGCGGGCGGTGACGGAACTATAAAAATGGCAGCCGAAGCCATGGAAGACCACGATGTAATTATTGGGATTCTGCCGGCTGGTTCGGCAAACGGACTTTCGGTAGATCTAAATCTGCCTGCCGGGATCGAAGAGAACCTAAAAATAGCTTTTCTAAACCATTATATCGAGATGGATATGATTTGCATTAATGGTAAAAAAAGCATCCATTTAAGCGATCTTGGATTGAATGCTAATCTGGTAAAAAACTACGAGCAGAGTGATGTACGCGGTTTTTGGGGTTACGCTTTACAGGCTTTTACAACCTTAACGGAATCTGAAGAACCGTTTGTGGCTTCTATTACCGCAAACAATAAAACTGTCGAACACGTTGCAAGAATGATTGTAATTGCCAATTCGCAAAAATACGGAACAGGCGTAATCATTAATCCAAATGGAGCAATGAACGACGGAAAGTTTGAATTGGTAATTTTGAAAAGTCTGGATTTGCTTTTAATTGGAAAAATTATAACCGGAAATATGCCTATTGATTCAGACGATATTGTGATTATTTCTACAGATAGGGCAGAAATAAAAACAGATTATCCGGTTCATTTTCAAATTGACGGTGAATATTGCGGTGCGCAGAAATCATTAGAGATTCATATTTTGCATAAGCAGATGAAATTGGCGGTTCCTTAATCAATTAAATATCTTTTATTTAAACGGATTACGTTCCTGCCACTCTGTTTTAGGTTCAAGGTAATTAAAAAATCTGGCAATGTTATGATTGATCAGTGCATTGCTGTGTGTTATTAAACCGTACATTTTTACTGGTTTTGCACCAACAGAACTTTTGATTTCAAGCGCTGTTCTGGCAAAAACAATTTCTTTAAAACCTTTTTTAATAGAATACGCAATCATGTCGTACAGCATGTTTAAATACAGCATTTTTTCGCGTTGGATACTTTCGTCATAACCTAAAAAATAAGTATCCATGATTTCTCCGTTTTTTATCAAAGTATTAAAACCAATTAGTTTTTCATCTAAAAAATAACCATACAATAAGAAATCTTCTTTCATGATTTCTTTAAAAAAACTAAAATGATTTCTTGCTAGAAAAAAAGTGTTGAATGGTGCATTTTTAGCCACATGAAAATACAAGTCGTAAATAACATCTTCATATTTTCTAATATCGGCCAATGACATCTGCTGTTTTTCTATTGCTTCAGATTTTTTTCGGGCTCGTTTATACTGATCACGATATTTTTTTGAAAGTGCATCAATGTAATCCTGTTCTGATTTCCAGTTTTCATTGATTTCAAAAATCATATTAGGCTGTGTCGAAAACGTATAATTGTTTTTAAATTCAGCTTGCAGCGGTTCGATTTCTTTGGCGGTAAAATCTTTTATACTGGTTATGTGAACTTTTTTACCACTTGCTTTTAAATCTTTTTTGAGTTGATTAATGGCTTTATGAAGCGTTTTAACAGCCTTTGATTCTTTTGCGTTTTTATCAAAAATAAAAGCATTTTGACCAGTAAGCATATTGTTTCCTATGAATAAAACATGTGAAGCAAAATTTTTAAGGGCAAAATTACGGACAGAAGTTTTTAAACATTGGTCGCGTTCTCCAAAAGACTCTAGTTTTTCGGCAAATAGAAATTGGGTTAAAACAATTCCAATGAGTTTTGTTTCTTCAAAAATTCCAATAAAATGGCAGATCATATTTACCGGACAAGAATTTTCGAGTACTTCCAGATATTCGCGTGTTAAAAAAATGTTGTCTGAGGCCAGCAAATTCCATTCTGAAGGCAGTGAAGATGTGCTGTTGTAGATTTGAAAAGAATAAGTTGTATTCAAAAGTGTGTGCTAATTTTTTCAAAATTAGATAATATTTATAATAACTGACTTTCTTTAAGTTATTATTAAGAAAAACCCGTTTGAGTTTTGTTTTCAAACGGGTTTATATATTTGTAAATTATGCAAATCCGCAGATAATACCGCCCATTAAAGTAAGAGTAACAATCCAGTATCCGGCATGAATGAAAATATATTTCCAGGATTTTCTTTCAAACAAACCGTTGATTCCAATAATTGGTAAAGCAAAAAACAAACCTGACATAAAACCATGCAAAGCACCGTGTTTAAATGTACGGTAAGCCGTTCCGTAATCGGCCATAAAAGCGGCAAAAGAAGGTTTTGCATTAGCAATTAAAGGCGGACCACCAACCATGCCAATTGCTCCAGACTGATGAATGGTTAGTGACATTAAAGTCATTGTAATCATGAGTGAGAAAATGTAAGTAAGACCAAAAATTTTGAGCATGCTTCCTTTTTTAAGATCTTCTTCTGTAAGGTTACTTTCTCTCATCCAGATCGATCCAAAAACTTTTGGATGATACCAGGCAAAACCAACAAGTAAAGTTACAACCGCAGCGGTTAGTAATGCGTAAAAGTTAAATTCCATGATATTAGGTTTTTATAATTAGTTGTTTCAAAATTAATCAAAAAAGAAAAACAAAGATGATATTTTAAAAGAAGGAAAAATCCTATTCTTTTTTTATTTATCAACACTTTATTGACATGCGGTGCTTTATATCTTGTAATTATCTAATTTTGATGCAAGAAAAACATAGTCCCCAAGTCTAGTTATGAAAAGCTTTGCAACACTTTTTTTAGCATTTGTTTTTTCTCTTAATACTTTTGCAGATACTGTTTCAGATAAAGAGAAAGAGGTGCTGATAAAATTATATCATGCGACTAATGGTTTGCAGTGGAAAATTAAATGGGATTTATCGTTGTCAGTTTCAACATGGTATGGAGTTCATACTGAAAACGGAAAAGTAACAGCTCTAAATTTATCCAATAATAATCTGCAGGGAAAACTGCCTGTAGAGTTTTTTGATCTGGTAAATTTAGTAACTGTAGATTTGCATAAAAACAATTTAAAAGGAGAATTATCAGCCGAAATAGGGAAGTTGAATCAATTACAAATTCTGTGTTTGTCTGATAATGAAATCGAAGGAATACTGCCTGATTCGCTTTATAAAATTTCGACTTTAAAAGTACTTCTTTTAAATAGTAATAAATTTTCGGGTAATTTAAGTTCTGATATTATGAATTTAAGTTTTTTACAAAACCTGAGTTTATTCAACAATAATTTTGAAGGAGAGATTCCAAAAGAATTAGAAAAGTTATCTAACTTGTCTGAATTGAATCTTTCTTACAATAAATTCAAAGGTTCGGTCTCAAGAAGTTTAACTGTGCTGGATTCTTTGAATATGACAATGTTTGACGAGAATGGAAATCCATTTTTGCTGGACATAAACGAAGAAAGAAAAAATGAAAATATTACCATAAATTAATCGTGCTTATGAATGAATTTTACTCGTTGAAACAAGTTGATTAAATATATTTAGTTAATTGCGAAAAAGCCGTAGAAATACGGCTTTTTTATTTTTATTTATCCGGACTTTAAAATATATTTTAACTTTGCATCAATAAATTTGACTTTAGTTTTAAAGCAGTCAATTTTTTTTATAACTTTAAAATTAGATTCAATTCTAAATTAAGCTGAGAACAAAATATTAACCTTTTA includes:
- a CDS encoding diacylglycerol/lipid kinase family protein, with the translated sequence MKKNIIFVVNPISGDLDKSDLIEAVQEFAATNHFNLEVYETTGKNDQREIQALYKQYQPERIIVAGGDGTIKMAAEAMEDHDVIIGILPAGSANGLSVDLNLPAGIEENLKIAFLNHYIEMDMICINGKKSIHLSDLGLNANLVKNYEQSDVRGFWGYALQAFTTLTESEEPFVASITANNKTVEHVARMIVIANSQKYGTGVIINPNGAMNDGKFELVILKSLDLLLIGKIITGNMPIDSDDIVIISTDRAEIKTDYPVHFQIDGEYCGAQKSLEIHILHKQMKLAVP
- a CDS encoding DUF1761 domain-containing protein is translated as MEFNFYALLTAAVVTLLVGFAWYHPKVFGSIWMRESNLTEEDLKKGSMLKIFGLTYIFSLMITMTLMSLTIHQSGAIGMVGGPPLIANAKPSFAAFMADYGTAYRTFKHGALHGFMSGLFFALPIIGINGLFERKSWKYIFIHAGYWIVTLTLMGGIICGFA
- a CDS encoding ABC-F family ATP-binding cassette domain-containing protein, which translates into the protein MLNIHNLSVSFGGTYLFEEVTFRLGAGDRVGLVGKNGAGKSTMLKMLAGDFAPDSGVISQEKDIRMGFLRQDIDFEQGRTVLEEAYEAFTEIKVVEKKLEQINHQLVTRTDYESEEYSQIIEDLSDYTHRFELLGGYNYVGDTEKILLGLGFKREVFNNQTETFSGGWRMRIELAKLLLQANDVLLLDEPTNHLDIESIIWLENFLRNYPGVVVIVSHDKMFLDNVTNRTIEISLGKAYDFNKPYSQYLELRHEIREKQLATQKNQQKKIEETEKLIEKFRAKASKASMAQSLIKKLDKVERIEVDEDDNSVMNISFPVSKEPGKVVIEAEHVTKAYGDKTILKDISLLVERGSKIAFVGQNGQGKSTFIKALVNEFEYDGTIKLGHNVQLGYFAQNQAEYLDGEITLLQTMEDAATDTNRMKVRDMLGSFLFRGDDVEKKVKVLSGGERNRLALCKLLLQPINVLLMDEPTNHLDIKSKNVLKAALQKFGGTLLLVSHDRDFLQGMSNIVYEFKDQKIKEYLGDINFFLEQRNLENMREVEKKDVVKTTATKETTKASYEDQKKGKALQNRLSKIESQIQQLEKDIQHDDKMLETNCDKHIEDASFFTAYNKKKEDLEQLLIDWEIVQEEIDSFNA
- a CDS encoding leucine-rich repeat domain-containing protein, translating into MKSFATLFLAFVFSLNTFADTVSDKEKEVLIKLYHATNGLQWKIKWDLSLSVSTWYGVHTENGKVTALNLSNNNLQGKLPVEFFDLVNLVTVDLHKNNLKGELSAEIGKLNQLQILCLSDNEIEGILPDSLYKISTLKVLLLNSNKFSGNLSSDIMNLSFLQNLSLFNNNFEGEIPKELEKLSNLSELNLSYNKFKGSVSRSLTVLDSLNMTMFDENGNPFLLDINEERKNENITIN
- a CDS encoding GNAT family N-acetyltransferase, which produces MNTTYSFQIYNSTSSLPSEWNLLASDNIFLTREYLEVLENSCPVNMICHFIGIFEETKLIGIVLTQFLFAEKLESFGERDQCLKTSVRNFALKNFASHVLFIGNNMLTGQNAFIFDKNAKESKAVKTLHKAINQLKKDLKASGKKVHITSIKDFTAKEIEPLQAEFKNNYTFSTQPNMIFEINENWKSEQDYIDALSKKYRDQYKRARKKSEAIEKQQMSLADIRKYEDVIYDLYFHVAKNAPFNTFFLARNHFSFFKEIMKEDFLLYGYFLDEKLIGFNTLIKNGEIMDTYFLGYDESIQREKMLYLNMLYDMIAYSIKKGFKEIVFARTALEIKSSVGAKPVKMYGLITHSNALINHNIARFFNYLEPKTEWQERNPFK
- a CDS encoding App1 family protein, translated to MKPILQLYRGYANEEELIVMGHVFKRTYNYDFQKKNLKNARSIINQFRIKTIENFDVYLKCNNQEIHTKTLDDGYFKFCIPLEKETHFGWMEYQVSIKYGGKTITCNANFIRPHKGNLGIISDIDDTFLISHTRNIFRKMYILLFKNVNDRKVFKDVVQHYQALSSAGRNNMGEENAFFYVSSSEWNLYRFIAKFTKIHKLPRAVILLKDIKRGITDFFMSGRGNHDHKFDKIKHVLEFYPNLKYVLLGDDSQHDPVLYERICKIFPVTVIAVYIRQTGKTQKKAVKKIMKNLESLDVSVCYFKESSEAIAHSRSIGVIK